The Sporosarcina luteola genome contains a region encoding:
- a CDS encoding GlsB/YeaQ/YmgE family stress response membrane protein: protein MSFIWFLIIGGIIGWLAGLILGKDIPGGVIGNIIAGIIGAWIGGMLLGSWGPKVSDFYILPALLGAIILVFIVSLIMKSMRRAT, encoded by the coding sequence ATGAGCTTTATTTGGTTTCTAATTATTGGTGGAATTATCGGTTGGCTCGCAGGACTTATTTTAGGAAAAGACATTCCAGGTGGAGTCATCGGTAATATCATTGCTGGTATCATCGGCGCTTGGATTGGCGGTATGTTGCTTGGATCATGGGGTCCTAAAGTTTCGGACTTCTATATCCTACCTGCATTGCTCGGTGCGATCATCCTCGTGTTTATTGTGAGCTTGATCATGAAATCGATGCGCAGAGCTACTTGA
- a CDS encoding lytic transglycosylase domain-containing protein: MKKKKKGLSIKTKIFMIVLLIPVAVTTFTISAIIWTGIQNPELIKKSASTLLEFQDRHTALVIPEEYIPVYQAAATEYGIPWTLLAAHHRIETRFSTMDPLLSPAGAEGHMQFMPCTFVGWGYPGCGGLGKGNIPDKDKTDPAVIKKYGGYGVDANGDGSADPFDIEDAIFSAAHYLSKSGAADGEIEKAVFHYNHSDKYVEDVLWFFNEFETQRLESK; the protein is encoded by the coding sequence GTGAAGAAGAAGAAAAAGGGGTTATCCATTAAAACGAAAATTTTTATGATCGTTTTACTTATCCCTGTTGCTGTAACCACCTTCACCATATCGGCTATTATTTGGACAGGTATCCAAAATCCCGAACTCATAAAAAAATCTGCAAGCACGTTGCTGGAATTCCAAGATCGGCATACCGCATTGGTCATACCGGAAGAGTATATTCCGGTCTATCAAGCGGCTGCAACGGAGTACGGCATTCCTTGGACGCTTCTCGCTGCCCATCATCGGATTGAAACACGCTTTTCAACGATGGATCCTTTATTATCTCCAGCCGGAGCTGAAGGTCATATGCAGTTCATGCCTTGCACATTCGTAGGGTGGGGATATCCAGGATGCGGAGGCCTTGGAAAAGGGAATATACCCGATAAGGACAAGACCGATCCTGCTGTCATTAAAAAGTATGGCGGGTACGGAGTTGATGCTAACGGGGATGGAAGTGCAGATCCTTTTGATATCGAAGATGCGATATTCAGCGCCGCACATTATTTGTCCAAAAGCGGGGCAGCCGATGGGGAGATTGAAAAGGCGGTATTCCATTACAACCATAGTGATAAATATGTAGAAGACGTCTTATGGTTCTTCAATGAATTTGAAACCCAGAGATTGGAAAGTAAATGA
- a CDS encoding SCO family protein, translated as MRKKIFLLSITMLMLVMIACSMGGFKADHKYKIEPFEFTNQHHEQVSLDDLKGTVWIAQFVFTNCETVCLPMMANMTDLQKMLHDEGVEDYKIVSFSIDPKNDTPEALQEYVDAFEPVDQSKWEMLTGYSQETIENLAIGSFKTFVSKAPGEDQVVHGTAFSLVNKDGVSVKTYSGAEEVPYEEIVNDMKALIKEKSKS; from the coding sequence ATGCGCAAAAAAATATTTTTATTGTCCATTACGATGCTTATGCTAGTAATGATTGCATGTTCAATGGGTGGATTCAAGGCGGATCATAAATATAAGATTGAACCGTTTGAATTTACGAACCAACATCATGAGCAAGTATCTCTTGACGATTTGAAGGGGACTGTCTGGATTGCCCAATTCGTCTTCACAAACTGTGAAACTGTCTGTCTGCCAATGATGGCGAATATGACAGATTTGCAGAAGATGCTGCATGACGAAGGCGTCGAAGATTATAAAATCGTATCTTTCAGCATAGACCCTAAAAATGATACACCTGAAGCTTTGCAGGAATACGTAGATGCATTCGAACCTGTCGATCAAAGCAAATGGGAAATGTTGACTGGATATAGCCAGGAAACGATTGAAAACTTGGCAATTGGATCTTTCAAGACGTTCGTCAGTAAAGCTCCAGGGGAAGACCAAGTTGTCCATGGAACGGCATTCAGCTTAGTCAATAAAGACGGAGTGTCTGTAAAGACTTACAGTGGTGCGGAAGAAGTTCCTTACGAGGAAATTGTGAATGACATGAAAGCGCTCATTAAAGAAAAGTCTAAATCGTAA
- a CDS encoding DUF2621 domain-containing protein, whose amino-acid sequence MWFIIFWCVVLIGLFGIGGFFMFRKFLKVFPKADGKSTLDWEEHYVNESLHLWNEEAKDLLNELVSPVPELFRDVAKQKIGSKIGQIALEDRAKAVSFDHIIRGYILATPKRDHKFLRRKLDSMEIDITPYEHLFD is encoded by the coding sequence ATGTGGTTCATCATTTTTTGGTGTGTCGTCCTGATTGGACTTTTTGGAATCGGTGGCTTTTTCATGTTCCGCAAATTCCTGAAAGTGTTTCCGAAGGCGGATGGTAAATCGACGCTTGATTGGGAAGAGCATTATGTGAATGAATCCCTTCATCTCTGGAATGAGGAAGCGAAAGATTTATTGAATGAACTCGTAAGCCCCGTTCCAGAATTATTCCGTGACGTCGCTAAACAGAAAATCGGCTCTAAAATCGGCCAAATTGCGTTGGAAGACCGTGCAAAGGCGGTAAGCTTCGATCATATTATCCGCGGCTACATTCTCGCCACTCCAAAACGCGATCATAAATTTTTACGCAGGAAATTGGATTCGATGGAAATCGATATCACTCCATACGAGCATTTATTTGATTAA
- a CDS encoding CcdC family protein yields the protein MFNEIPSVYLIVGSTLLFLFMGTMAFIVRTKAAKRPISPKRIILPPLFMSTGALMFLFEEFRVPLTQVLESVFVGMLFSIVLIKTTNFEEKDEKLYVKKSRAFLFILFGLLIVRFVAKLILSSTIDVGELGGMFWILAFGMIVPWRIGMLVKYYKLKNTIEKTSQV from the coding sequence ATTTTCAATGAAATACCATCCGTCTACTTGATTGTCGGGTCAACGCTATTGTTTCTCTTTATGGGAACTATGGCGTTCATCGTCCGGACAAAGGCGGCGAAAAGACCGATTTCACCGAAACGGATCATCTTGCCGCCACTGTTCATGTCGACAGGGGCTCTTATGTTTTTATTTGAAGAATTCAGGGTGCCTTTGACACAAGTTCTGGAATCGGTCTTTGTTGGAATGCTATTTTCGATTGTGTTGATTAAGACGACAAATTTTGAGGAAAAGGATGAAAAGCTTTACGTCAAAAAATCCAGAGCGTTCCTGTTCATCCTATTCGGGCTTTTAATTGTACGTTTTGTCGCGAAATTGATTTTAAGCAGCACCATCGACGTCGGGGAGCTTGGCGGCATGTTCTGGATATTGGCATTCGGCATGATTGTTCCTTGGCGCATCGGGATGCTAGTGAAATATTACAAACTAAAAAACACCATTGAAAAAACCTCCCAAGTGTAA
- a CDS encoding thioredoxin family protein, protein MIFEVEELPMNEIGSFEQWLDITVSEPRLLLFVKTDHCSVCEGLYPQVAELEEEYPFPFYRVNAAQVPEMAGQLALFTAPVVLLFHRGKETARFARFVQMEQLKYRLDELVEWGEDHA, encoded by the coding sequence TTGATTTTTGAAGTGGAGGAACTGCCGATGAACGAGATCGGATCTTTTGAACAATGGCTGGACATCACGGTAAGTGAGCCGCGGCTATTATTGTTTGTCAAAACGGATCATTGCTCCGTCTGTGAAGGACTATATCCGCAAGTGGCCGAACTGGAAGAGGAATATCCATTCCCTTTTTATAGAGTGAATGCTGCACAAGTTCCTGAAATGGCAGGCCAGCTCGCCTTATTCACCGCCCCGGTTGTCCTTCTGTTCCATCGGGGCAAGGAAACAGCCAGGTTTGCCAGATTCGTACAGATGGAACAGTTGAAGTACCGTTTGGACGAGTTGGTGGAGTGGGGGGAGGACCATGCTTGA
- a CDS encoding cytochrome c biogenesis CcdA family protein, which produces MATDLNIFLAFGAGFLSFISPCVLPLYPAFISYITGMSIDDLKADSKRMNRNGILHTIFFLLGFSVVFVFLGFSTSFVGTFFIQYKDLLRQIGAIFIVLFGLMVIGLFTPKFLMKEHRLQFKNRPAGYLGTALIGLAFSAGWQPCMGPIIGAIIGLAAANPGSSMLYMMMYVLGFAIPFFVLSFFITRLGWIRRNSNLIMKVGGYIMIAFGLLLFFDGIVFLTSLLSPIFGDFQGF; this is translated from the coding sequence ATGGCAACTGATTTAAATATATTCCTAGCATTCGGCGCGGGTTTTCTCAGTTTTATTTCGCCTTGTGTCCTGCCATTGTATCCGGCATTCATATCTTATATTACCGGCATGTCGATCGACGATTTGAAAGCGGATTCGAAAAGGATGAACCGCAACGGCATACTCCATACGATTTTCTTTTTACTCGGATTTTCGGTAGTTTTCGTCTTTTTAGGGTTCAGTACATCATTTGTCGGCACTTTCTTCATCCAGTATAAAGATCTGCTTAGACAAATCGGTGCCATTTTCATCGTCTTATTCGGACTCATGGTCATTGGATTGTTTACACCGAAGTTTTTAATGAAAGAACATCGGCTGCAATTCAAAAACCGTCCTGCCGGTTATTTGGGGACAGCATTGATCGGACTCGCCTTTTCTGCGGGATGGCAACCGTGCATGGGACCTATCATCGGAGCCATAATCGGACTGGCGGCAGCAAATCCTGGTTCCAGTATGCTATACATGATGATGTATGTACTCGGTTTTGCGATTCCGTTTTTCGTCTTGTCGTTCTTCATTACACGCCTTGGCTGGATCCGAAGAAACAGCAACTTAATAATGAAAGTCGGCGGTTATATTATGATTGCCTTCGGACTATTGCTGTTCTTTGACGGCATTGTTTTCCTAACAAGCTTACTAAGCCCGATATTCGGCGATTTCCAAGGTTTTTAA
- a CDS encoding ABC transporter ATP-binding protein: MQLEKQPKLTAKDQWKVFKRLMRYAIPHKVSISIALFFLVLTIAGSIIGPLIIQSFIDNYLTPLNFPKNEVMTLALVYIGLQIFIVVVSYFQSLRFQDIALKVIQQMRIDVFSKVQGLGMRYFDRTPAGSIVSRVTNDTESIKEMFVSVVVTFLQAIFVIIGVYIALFSLDVKLSFASMVLLPLFLAIIIVYRRYSADFYQDIRERLSQLNAKIAESLSGMGMIQAFRQEERLSKEFDDINEGHYRAGMRNIKFDSVLLGPFIDLLYAFAIVCVLGYFGFMSLDSAVEVGIIYAFTTLIGRLFQPVQQVMQRMSIFQQALVSASRVFKLMDDPDMEPAQQETEHKEIQEGTIEFRNVTFSYDGKNDVLKNISFTANAGETVALVGHTGSGKSSIINLLMRFYEYGQGEILIDGVSLKDLPKAELRKKIGLVLQDPFLFYGDIESNIRLHNEGMSSEEVRAAAEFVQANEFIEKLPDKYSQKVTERGSTFSSGQRQLVAFARTIATNPKILVLDEATANIDTETEVAIQASLEKMRKGRTTIAIAHRLSTIQDAELILVLHQGEIVERGNHQQLLTQKGLYYMMYQLQNGIMDDAI; this comes from the coding sequence ATGCAGTTGGAAAAACAGCCTAAATTGACAGCGAAGGATCAATGGAAAGTGTTCAAGCGGTTGATGCGCTATGCAATTCCACATAAAGTAAGCATCTCAATCGCATTATTCTTCCTTGTTTTAACAATAGCAGGAAGCATTATCGGCCCACTCATCATCCAATCATTCATCGATAATTATTTGACGCCGCTCAACTTCCCGAAGAATGAAGTGATGACACTTGCGCTCGTCTACATCGGGTTGCAAATATTCATTGTCGTCGTGTCCTATTTTCAGTCGCTCCGTTTTCAGGACATCGCCTTAAAGGTCATTCAACAAATGAGGATCGATGTGTTCTCGAAAGTCCAAGGGCTAGGTATGCGTTACTTTGACAGGACACCCGCAGGAAGCATCGTGTCACGAGTGACGAACGACACGGAATCAATCAAAGAGATGTTTGTCAGTGTTGTTGTCACGTTCCTGCAAGCAATTTTCGTCATTATCGGTGTCTATATCGCTCTCTTTTCACTAGATGTGAAACTATCGTTTGCTTCCATGGTGCTTTTGCCGTTATTCTTGGCGATCATCATCGTTTACCGACGATACAGTGCGGATTTCTATCAGGATATCCGGGAGAGACTGAGCCAATTGAATGCCAAGATTGCCGAATCATTATCAGGCATGGGCATGATCCAGGCTTTCCGGCAAGAGGAACGTTTGTCTAAGGAGTTCGATGATATCAACGAGGGACACTATCGTGCAGGCATGCGGAACATTAAATTCGATAGTGTGCTGTTAGGACCATTCATCGACTTGCTATATGCATTCGCAATCGTTTGCGTCCTTGGCTATTTCGGATTCATGTCATTGGATAGTGCTGTCGAAGTAGGGATCATCTATGCGTTCACAACGCTGATCGGCCGTTTATTCCAACCGGTCCAACAAGTGATGCAGCGGATGTCCATTTTCCAACAGGCGCTCGTTTCGGCCTCACGTGTATTTAAATTAATGGATGATCCTGACATGGAGCCTGCGCAACAGGAAACCGAGCATAAGGAAATCCAAGAAGGAACGATCGAATTCAGGAATGTGACGTTTTCTTACGACGGCAAGAACGATGTATTGAAAAATATCTCTTTCACTGCGAATGCCGGCGAAACCGTTGCGTTGGTCGGCCATACGGGAAGCGGAAAGAGCTCCATCATCAATCTGCTCATGAGGTTCTATGAGTATGGCCAAGGAGAAATCCTCATTGACGGTGTTTCCTTGAAGGACTTGCCAAAAGCGGAACTGAGGAAGAAGATTGGGCTAGTCCTACAGGATCCATTCCTGTTCTATGGGGATATCGAAAGCAATATACGCCTTCATAATGAAGGGATGTCCTCGGAGGAAGTACGTGCCGCAGCCGAATTCGTCCAGGCGAATGAATTTATTGAAAAGCTGCCGGATAAATATTCACAGAAAGTGACGGAGCGGGGATCGACGTTCTCAAGCGGACAGCGCCAACTTGTCGCGTTCGCACGGACAATCGCGACAAATCCGAAAATCCTTGTGTTGGATGAAGCGACTGCTAATATCGATACGGAAACGGAAGTCGCCATCCAAGCAAGCCTGGAAAAAATGCGGAAGGGCCGGACCACAATTGCCATCGCCCATCGGTTGAGCACAATCCAGGATGCCGAACTGATCCTCGTCCTCCACCAAGGTGAGATTGTCGAACGCGGAAACCACCAGCAATTGCTGACGCAAAAAGGATTGTATTATATGATGTATCAGCTTCAAAATGGAATTATGGATGACGCAATATAA
- a CDS encoding ABC transporter ATP-binding protein — protein MKVLLQLGWFFKQRKKQYGLGVAALVFVSLLQLLPPKIIGLIVDDITEATLTASELTKWLIILAIAGILMYVSRYYWRVMIFGSAVLLSRTMREKLFNHFTRMSPSFYQKRRVGDLMAHATNDINAVQQTAGMGILTLVDSISTGGFVILTMALTINWKLTVIALIPFPFMIFLTSYYGRLLRKRFRFAQEAFSNLNDKTQESISGIKVIKTFGQEKEDIEDFTDLSTDVVAKNMRVAKVDALFDPTITGIFAVSYILSFYFGTKFIISGDMSIGDMVAFSTYLGLLVWPMLAFGFLFNIVERGNASYSRITELLSINPDIKDVTGAIDRRPEGDLHFDVDEFKFPDDESAALHNVHFTLKRGETLGIVGKTGSGKTAILKLLLREFEGYKGSIVYGGHPINQYKQQRLRESIGYVPQDHFLFSTTIAENIAFTNPKIDREKIYEAARLAHIHDDIEGFAEGYETVVGERGVSLSGGQKQRVSIARALIMQPELLILDDSLSAVDAKTEEAILESLKRTRTGETTVITSHRLSAIQHAHKIIVMHEGTIVEAGTHEELIALDGRYKEMYDLQQLEVLVEQGGEE, from the coding sequence TTGAAAGTTTTACTGCAGCTTGGCTGGTTTTTCAAACAACGGAAGAAACAATATGGACTTGGCGTCGCAGCGCTCGTGTTCGTTTCCTTATTGCAATTGCTTCCTCCAAAAATCATCGGCTTGATTGTCGATGATATTACGGAAGCCACATTGACAGCTTCCGAGCTGACGAAATGGCTCATCATCTTAGCAATCGCGGGAATTCTCATGTACGTGTCCCGTTATTACTGGCGCGTGATGATCTTCGGCTCTGCGGTTCTTTTATCGCGAACGATGCGGGAGAAATTATTCAATCATTTTACAAGAATGTCACCTTCCTTTTATCAAAAAAGAAGGGTTGGGGACTTGATGGCCCATGCGACGAATGACATCAACGCCGTTCAACAGACGGCAGGAATGGGAATTTTGACGCTTGTCGACTCCATTTCCACGGGCGGTTTCGTCATCTTGACAATGGCATTGACCATCAACTGGAAATTGACAGTCATTGCACTAATTCCGTTTCCATTCATGATTTTCCTGACAAGCTATTACGGTAGATTGCTGCGCAAGCGTTTCCGCTTTGCACAAGAGGCATTCTCCAATCTAAATGATAAGACGCAAGAAAGCATTTCTGGCATAAAAGTAATCAAAACATTCGGTCAGGAAAAGGAAGATATTGAAGATTTTACGGATCTTTCAACGGATGTAGTCGCGAAAAATATGAGAGTGGCAAAAGTCGATGCACTATTCGATCCTACCATCACAGGCATATTTGCGGTATCTTACATCCTATCTTTCTACTTCGGAACAAAATTCATCATCTCAGGGGATATGTCCATCGGTGATATGGTCGCGTTCAGTACATACCTGGGACTGCTTGTATGGCCAATGCTCGCTTTCGGGTTTCTATTCAATATTGTGGAACGCGGAAATGCTTCGTACAGCCGTATTACGGAACTATTGTCCATCAATCCGGATATTAAGGACGTCACAGGAGCCATCGATCGCCGGCCGGAAGGGGATCTTCACTTCGACGTCGATGAATTCAAATTTCCAGACGATGAAAGCGCGGCACTCCATAACGTCCATTTCACTTTGAAGCGCGGAGAGACGCTAGGCATTGTCGGAAAGACCGGCTCCGGAAAAACGGCAATCCTGAAATTATTGTTGAGAGAATTTGAAGGGTATAAAGGAAGCATCGTATATGGCGGCCACCCGATCAATCAATACAAACAACAGCGTTTACGCGAGTCAATCGGCTACGTGCCACAGGATCATTTCCTATTCTCAACGACGATTGCGGAAAATATCGCGTTCACAAATCCGAAAATTGATCGGGAAAAGATTTATGAAGCAGCAAGGCTAGCTCATATCCACGATGATATTGAAGGATTCGCAGAAGGCTATGAAACAGTCGTTGGGGAACGTGGGGTTTCCTTGTCCGGAGGCCAGAAGCAACGAGTATCCATTGCACGCGCACTAATCATGCAACCCGAATTGCTCATTTTGGATGATTCGCTGTCAGCGGTTGACGCAAAAACCGAAGAAGCGATCCTCGAGTCACTGAAGCGGACACGCACAGGCGAGACGACAGTCATTACGTCCCACCGATTAAGTGCCATCCAGCATGCCCATAAAATAATCGTCATGCATGAAGGTACGATTGTCGAGGCGGGCACACATGAAGAATTGATTGCATTGGACGGAAGATATAAGGAAATGTACGACTTGCAGCAATTGGAAGTACTTGTCGAGCAAGGAGGGGAAGAGTGA
- a CDS encoding YolD-like family protein, producing MIRDRGRIKWTSMMLPEHLEQLREWQKEDEHQLRQQPDEQQLEQWNYQIHEAAERNLQISIHYWDHEKVAESKGYIQKINTLDGTLHLISDNGETHRIPFVHLKSISESE from the coding sequence ATGATCCGTGATCGAGGACGTATTAAATGGACGTCGATGATGCTGCCCGAACATCTCGAACAGCTGCGCGAATGGCAAAAAGAAGACGAGCATCAACTAAGGCAACAGCCCGATGAACAGCAACTCGAACAATGGAACTATCAAATCCACGAAGCTGCAGAAAGGAATTTGCAAATTTCCATACACTATTGGGACCACGAAAAAGTAGCGGAAAGCAAAGGATACATCCAAAAAATCAACACGCTGGACGGAACGTTGCACCTCATTTCCGACAACGGCGAAACACATCGCATCCCCTTTGTCCACCTGAAAAGTATTTCAGAATCCGAATAA
- a CDS encoding DinB/UmuC family translesion DNA polymerase: MYEDLPDRKIVCLDMRSFYASCAAAIEGLDVMDTPIAIIGNKERKGGIVLAASPALKKEFGVQTGMRLYEIPDDPSIRLIEPKMQFYIDVSMEIAKNLNRYVPKEAIHVYSVDESFIDLGGTERLWGPPEETVERIQDELVSQYQLRSACGMGPNMLMAKLALDLDAKKTGFARWTYEDVPKRLWPVAPLSRMWGIGSRLEKTLNNMGIFSVGDLARTPLERLETKFGIMGNQLYHHAHGIDLSDLGAPLIEGQISYGKGQILYRDYTKREDILAVILEMCEDVALRARQAGKAGRTVHLSIGYSKNSLGGGFGRSRSMHEATNDTMAIYRLCTKLLDEFHDGRPVRRIAISLANLENEYAMQLSLFDQHKWRNRQLGEAMDSLRKKYGSTAILRAVSYTDAGTAVHRSKLIGGHYK, translated from the coding sequence ATGTATGAAGATTTGCCGGACCGGAAAATTGTATGTCTGGATATGCGAAGCTTCTATGCCAGTTGTGCGGCTGCAATCGAAGGGCTCGATGTTATGGATACGCCGATTGCGATTATCGGCAATAAAGAACGGAAAGGGGGCATCGTCCTGGCTGCTTCTCCCGCGTTGAAGAAGGAATTCGGTGTGCAGACCGGAATGCGGCTCTATGAAATCCCGGATGACCCATCCATACGGCTGATTGAGCCGAAAATGCAGTTTTACATTGATGTTTCAATGGAAATCGCCAAAAATTTGAATCGCTACGTACCGAAAGAGGCAATCCATGTCTATTCCGTCGACGAAAGCTTCATTGACTTAGGAGGGACGGAGCGATTATGGGGGCCTCCCGAAGAAACAGTCGAGAGAATCCAAGATGAGCTTGTCAGCCAATACCAGCTCCGGTCCGCCTGTGGAATGGGTCCGAATATGCTGATGGCGAAGCTCGCCCTTGACTTGGATGCGAAAAAGACCGGCTTTGCCCGCTGGACGTATGAAGATGTACCGAAGAGGTTATGGCCGGTCGCCCCGCTCAGCCGAATGTGGGGCATCGGCAGCCGACTTGAAAAGACGTTGAACAATATGGGGATCTTCTCAGTAGGCGATTTAGCCCGTACGCCTCTCGAACGGCTTGAAACGAAATTTGGCATCATGGGTAATCAATTGTATCATCATGCGCACGGCATCGACTTGTCCGATCTCGGTGCGCCGCTCATTGAAGGACAGATCAGCTACGGAAAGGGGCAGATTCTATACCGCGATTACACAAAGCGGGAAGACATCCTCGCTGTCATCCTCGAAATGTGTGAAGATGTCGCATTGCGGGCGAGGCAGGCAGGCAAGGCGGGTCGGACGGTCCATCTGTCCATTGGCTATTCGAAGAATTCACTTGGAGGAGGCTTCGGCCGTTCCCGTTCGATGCATGAGGCGACAAATGACACGATGGCTATTTACCGGCTTTGCACAAAGCTGCTCGACGAATTCCACGACGGCCGTCCCGTACGGCGCATCGCCATCAGCTTGGCAAATCTTGAAAACGAATATGCCATGCAGCTCAGCCTTTTCGATCAGCATAAATGGCGCAATCGCCAACTCGGGGAAGCAATGGATTCATTGCGCAAAAAATACGGCTCCACAGCTATATTGCGAGCAGTTTCCTACACAGACGCAGGAACCGCCGTCCATCGCTCCAAACTCATCGGCGGGCATTACAAGTAG
- a CDS encoding DUF6612 family protein has protein sequence MKKIINALAVGSLVLLLAACSSSGTAQKKMTAGDLLDKSQEAMENSLKAVRAHIVYDDYAVTVYDGDIENPEKAGAKFDMTIDAFLDPMKVRQKSIISPRGVQSWKQDLYQVGDRTFAKPENESDWEELPSGSIEELFGTLAAESHPMLDLSKFKEFEDEFVLEPIEYGYALKLSLDRNDYKRIKELFPDIGPSQDGFNIVDKVELVITFNKSTSYVTSFKWSSDMRNYRDGNSYRSRQKLNATYSYFNDIEDFKLPEKVSSMTAE, from the coding sequence GTGAAAAAAATAATCAATGCCCTTGCTGTCGGCTCGCTTGTTCTTCTGCTGGCTGCTTGCAGCAGTTCAGGAACGGCTCAAAAGAAAATGACGGCTGGAGATTTATTGGATAAATCACAAGAAGCGATGGAAAATTCATTGAAAGCTGTACGAGCCCATATTGTGTACGATGATTACGCAGTGACTGTATATGACGGAGATATCGAAAATCCTGAAAAAGCAGGCGCAAAATTCGATATGACGATTGACGCTTTCCTTGATCCGATGAAAGTACGCCAAAAATCGATCATTTCCCCGCGCGGCGTACAAAGCTGGAAGCAAGATTTATATCAAGTGGGCGACCGGACGTTTGCAAAGCCTGAAAATGAAAGCGATTGGGAAGAGCTGCCATCTGGGTCGATCGAAGAATTGTTCGGAACGCTGGCTGCCGAATCGCATCCAATGCTTGATCTGTCCAAATTCAAAGAATTCGAAGATGAGTTTGTACTCGAACCGATCGAGTATGGTTATGCATTGAAATTGTCACTAGACCGCAACGATTACAAGCGGATTAAAGAACTTTTCCCGGATATCGGACCATCTCAGGATGGCTTCAACATCGTTGACAAAGTTGAATTGGTCATCACTTTCAATAAAAGCACATCTTACGTGACGAGTTTCAAATGGTCTTCCGATATGAGGAATTATCGTGATGGTAATTCATATCGTTCTCGTCAGAAATTGAACGCGACGTATAGTTATTTTAATGATATCGAAGATTTCAAGCTTCCAGAGAAAGTTAGTAGTATGACAGCGGAATGA
- the menC gene encoding o-succinylbenzoate synthase — protein MQITQVTIREMKMRMKEPFSTSFGTMQDKHFLLLEVHDELGNTGWGESVAFDAPWYTEETVETSLHMLRDFLIPLLLGKDISHPDDVGSLFAPIRGNNMAKASLECAIWDLYAKRKGISLAEALGGQRERIEVGISIGIQKDLADLVDKVQRYLEEGYKRIKVKIKPGADVEVLRGLRSAFPHVPLMADANSAYSLDDIDLLKRLDEFNLLMIEQPLAHDDIIDHAVLQKQLKTPICLDESINSFEDARKAVELGSTKVINVKIGRVGGLSEAKRIHDYCMEKGIHVWCGGMLEAGIGRAHNIALTSLPNFTLPGDTAGSSRYWEKDIIDPEVIVENGYITVPSAPGIGFTPNLRTIEEFTTDIWHFKEN, from the coding sequence TTGCAAATTACACAAGTGACAATCCGCGAGATGAAAATGAGAATGAAAGAGCCTTTTTCAACGAGTTTCGGCACGATGCAGGATAAGCACTTTCTGTTATTGGAAGTGCATGATGAGCTGGGGAACACGGGCTGGGGAGAATCGGTCGCCTTCGATGCCCCGTGGTATACGGAGGAGACTGTGGAAACGAGCTTGCATATGCTTCGCGATTTCCTTATCCCTCTTCTGCTTGGAAAGGACATTAGCCATCCTGATGACGTCGGCAGCCTCTTTGCGCCGATCCGTGGCAACAATATGGCAAAGGCCTCTCTAGAGTGCGCCATTTGGGATCTGTACGCGAAACGGAAAGGCATTTCATTGGCAGAAGCGTTAGGCGGTCAACGCGAGCGGATTGAAGTCGGCATCAGCATTGGGATTCAAAAGGATTTAGCCGATTTGGTTGATAAAGTGCAAAGGTATTTGGAGGAAGGCTATAAACGGATCAAAGTGAAAATCAAGCCTGGAGCTGATGTTGAAGTCCTCCGGGGATTGAGGTCCGCTTTTCCTCACGTTCCGCTCATGGCGGATGCAAATTCGGCTTATTCATTAGATGATATCGACCTGTTGAAGCGGTTGGATGAATTCAACCTTCTGATGATTGAGCAGCCGCTCGCACACGATGATATTATCGACCACGCCGTCTTGCAGAAACAGTTGAAGACGCCGATCTGTCTTGATGAAAGCATCAATTCATTTGAAGACGCAAGGAAAGCGGTCGAACTTGGAAGCACTAAAGTCATCAATGTGAAAATCGGTAGAGTCGGCGGCTTGTCTGAAGCAAAGCGGATCCATGATTATTGCATGGAGAAAGGGATTCACGTCTGGTGCGGCGGCATGCTGGAGGCGGGAATCGGGCGCGCCCATAATATTGCATTAACATCACTCCCGAATTTCACTCTTCCAGGCGATACGGCAGGTTCGTCCCGTTATTGGGAAAAGGATATCATCGATCCTGAAGTAATCGTGGAGAATGGCTATATCACTGTGCCGTCCGCTCCGGGAATCGGTTTTACGCCAAATCTCCGCACCATTGAGGAATTCACGACGGACATTTGGCATTTTAAAGAAAATTGA